Part of the Mauremys mutica isolate MM-2020 ecotype Southern chromosome 1, ASM2049712v1, whole genome shotgun sequence genome is shown below.
GGGTTTTAAGGGTTCAAATGCTTCATGCAAACTTTATGAGGATATCCTCTAAACTCAGTAACATCAGGTCAAAGGCTCCCAGGGGTCACAGCATAATATGTTGCAAATGCTTTATTTTCAAGGGCTCATGCTTTGCAACATTTGACAGTTTCACACAATACCCTCCATTAAGACTTCCTGATGGCTGCAGCTCAGCTAAAAAAGTGGAACACAATGTGGAGTTTCTAAAGCATCTCTTGTGATGGATTAGTTTGGACTCAGCAAAGCGTGAATTCTCCTGAAAATAATCTGTGAGCTAACAGCATGCTGACCTCGGCTGACAGGAAGGTTTTTTAAAGCTGGCTTCTCTCAGAGACAGCTCATAGTTGGCATGTTATGGCATGAGTTTGGCGCACCTGGATTATTCATTTTTTAAGCCAGTGTCATCTCAGACACATTTGTGATATTTACTGGTGCGATAAACACCTACATATTAGCTAAGAGACACATCATAAGTCACTGccagaaaaacattttaataacaATATTTTTTAGCTTTGATCTTCAGTTTGCTTCTGTAATTATAGTGAAGGGTTGACAAACAGTTGGCAGCAAACTTTCAGGATAGCTAGTATGACACAAGAAGGCATTAACTGTAGCTTTTTATGGACATTCAGcattttttatgttttatgtGTCAAAGTCTCTGATCTGATAAGGCATTAGATTTTCAGAACATATATTAGTTAAGTAATTTATTTATATCTGTCTTTTCATAGTAGACCATATCTGACCATTACAGTAAATGGCTGTAGTCAACTGACAATACAATTGAAAAAAGAACATTCTTTTAAAACCTGCCAACTTGTCAGGTTCATTCTGCTGCAATAGCTTTATACTGTTTGCCCACAATAAAATGAATGGCATGACAGTGTTGAAAAGCATTTTTGCAGTTCTTTATTATATCATTGTGAATGTATCTTGCAAGGAATGAATGGAGGGCTAAAAAACCCCCCGACAAAAGCACATTAATCTGTTTATCAAATGGTCAGCAAAATGATatgcggctggaatgggagagtaGCAATTCAAGATCAGTTTGAAAAATGCAGagtgaaaaaaaatccagtagGGATAAATATTAGTAATGAAAACTGAATAAATGATTCTTTGTTTTGGGCCAGTATATTCACCAGCGGTTACTGCAGATTGATTTAAGAACCTTGAAATTGGCACACAAAAAGACTCTCCAGACAGAGAGCTGTCCTTGAAGAATCACTTATATTTCTTTTCGTACTGTTGCCCGGATAGTGCTGAACATTTTGCCGATGGCCTCGAATAATGGGTCGCAGAATGTGTGGATGCAGATAGAATAGACCCGGCTGATGCATTGGATCTCAATCAAGTAGCTCCTTATGCATGGCACCACTGCCCAGATGTGCAAGAATGACAAAATGGCAAAGTAGATACCCCAGATGAGAGCCAGAGGAATACCAAAGATTGCCGACAGTAAGCGATAAAACCAGTATTTTGTCACAGTGAAGGTGGTGAAGCTGGCTTTCCAAATCCCATCAAAACTGTGTGTTCCATCAGGTTCAGCAATGACATCTTCAAAATCAATCTgaaggcagaggagacaaaagcaggttagacagatATTCACAACCGACAGACGTGTGGATTCCAAATACCCTTTGTCTTAACAGTGATCTACTCATTATGGCTTCGATtcaacaaaacacttaagcatgtgcttaactttgagcatgCAAGTCCCATTTATTTAGACATTTAAGCACATATGTacattaagcatgtacttaagttttTCTGACTAAAGGTAGGGTTATTCATATCATTAAAGTCAAGCATCTGCCTGAAtaatttgctgaatcaggactttAGTCTCTGAATTGCATGGAACAGTTTTGTGCAGTGTTTCTCAGactggggtcactgcttgtgtagggaaagcccctggcgggcctggccagtttgtttacctgccccgtctgtttacctgcctgctcccactggccacggttcgccgctgcaggccaatgggcgctcctggaagcagtggccagtaagtccctcggcccgcgccacttccatcagctcccattggcctgcagcgctgaaccgcggccagtgggagccgcaattggccagacctgcggacgcaggggtggctccaggccccagcatgccaagcgcatgcttggagcagcatgccacggggggcgctctgccagtcgccgggagggcggcaggtggctccggtggacctcccgcagacgtgcttgtggagggtccgctggtcccgcggcttcggtggagcatccacaggcatgcctgcgggaggtccaccggagctgtgggaccggcaaccagcagagcgcccccccacggcatgccgccatgcttggggcagcgaaatggctagagctgcccctgtgcggatggggcaggtacacaaaccggcccagcccaccaggggctttccctacacaaatggcgaccccagtttgagaaacactgatcttgTGGGCTGTGTGAAGCATTTGCATGTAAGTGTGTCTAAAATATAAAACAAGTCTCTGCTAGTTGTGGCTAGCAGATCTGTTCATGTAACTGGAATGGAAGCTCAGATTCGTGGCCTGGAGTTTCCTCCTATGCTGGACACAGGGGAATTGGGTCATGGACCCCGAAAGAAGGAGTAAAAAGAAGAACAAATGGGGACACCGTTCTCAGGCCTCCGATGGATATATGGAGAATCACACTGTAGAGAAATGCTGCTGTCTGACTGTCTGCTGTATCTTCTTGTGTTCTTTAAGATTGGTTCACAAACATCTGCTTTCCACTTGCAACAGTGAAACTTCATAGACGTAACTGAGGTTACTCCTAATTTATATGATCAGGGAAGTGAGATCAAGATTAGGCTCCATATAGTCTAATGTAAATATGCAATGTTCTGGAATAGAAAACTAGTATTAAAAAGAGGAGCAGCAGTTCTCCATTGCAAAATCACAATATGCAATACTGTAGAATGAATGGCTTATAAACAGTAGTAAAGATTTCCATGCAAAGCCTTccattttgcaaaaatatttagaATATTTACATAATGTTAGACTTAATCACACTAGACAGTGAATTACTGTCTTGTCTCTTCAGGCCCCTCTTAATAGTGAAACAAGTTATTCTTGGGTTTAGGAAAGTGACAAAGTATTGATGTTAAAGAGTTATACATTTTGTGTAATTTCCTTTGAATTCTAATAAAAAACATCACTGTTGACACTGGGCTCATCTGTTTGTTAAAGAAGAAAATGTTCTTAGAATGAGAAATTGAATACTATGCATTTAAAAGTCTAAATTTTTGTAACAAAATAGTTGCTTTCCTAAAGCACCGTGAGTGGAGCATTATGTGGTTATGTGAAATTAATACAAGTCAATTATTTAGACAATTTTAGTGCATTTGGAAAATCTGTTTTAATTTAATAGAATGAGGTTAAAAACCCCAGTAAAAGCTTTTCAAATAATAGTGCATCTTTCCCTCATTTTTTCCCTATGAAGTCAATTACAGAGGAGCAAATATTGAGAGAAACAAATTTAAGCCATTAAATATCAACCCAACATTTTCATATCTCCTGATCATGTAAGGGTTTAACCTGCAAGGTGCTGCTTGTCTTCAATTCCTACTGTAACGAACAGAATCATGTTGCATATTCTACCTCTTGAATGACTGGACCCTTAATTCCAGCCATTTCACATCGTGACATATATGTTACCATGAAACCAAGCTCCAGACTTCAACAGTGCAACAGGGACGTCTTCTGGTGCATTTGAATCAGGCAGTCATTTTGACATCCTAAGATGACAGCAATTTAATGGTTTGTAAAATGTTGACAGCTCAATGTAAATTGAAAACCAAAAACCCTAgatataaattattattttattagatGTATTTGAGGTATTCAGAATCTAGACACATTTTATGTAGCTTAAATCAAGAGCAAACAACATTTCCCCAATCATGTGAAGCACACACATAATCACCCCCATGGTAACCAAGCCAACTTCTTGAAAGGTGGGGAAGACCAATTGGTAAACCATATATCAGGGGATTCCAGAACCTGCAGTCTGTGGAGGACGTGACTAATGTGATTCATCTTATATCATGTTCTAAAAGTGGCCAGGCTCCAGCTCACTTCTGGCAGGAGTGAATTCTAGAAATGAGGAACATCTGCTCGGAACATTCAGCTCCAGGGCCCATTCACCCTTGATAGGCAGGGAAAGCATTTCTGTTAAATGTTGGCATTGTGTGATGAGGAACAGAGGGACAGCTGGCCTTTGTGATAACAGGGTTCTAGAACTTTTAGGGCTTTATAGATAGTAACCAGCACCTTATATTTCACCCAGCAGAGAACTGGCAGCCAGTGGATATGATGAGCCACAGATGCAATATGCTCTGCTCTGAAGATGGGAAACCACATTTTACAGGAGTAGAAGCGTCTAATGGGCCTTCTGACTATCCCCTGATAAAGTAATACAAAAATCCAACCTTAAAATGATAAAGGCATGAACGGTTACAGTGAGGTTTGCATCTCAAGGGAAAGAATGAAGTGTCTCAGTCAGTTGAGGAAGACAATGATTTTTCTGACCTTCTGGGAGCTGAGGAATCTACTAAAGCCTACTGAGATGGCAAAAGCATTGTGACAATAGGTGGACAGATGCCTTCAATAGAGATAGCAGCCACAGTCTATGCAAATTCTACAAAATGTTTCCTGCTCCAACATGCATCACATTTATCTTATCCAAAGTGAGTCTAAGAGATCTATCTGGCTTTCATTCATATTTACCTGTCTCTCCTCCAGATTCTAAGGGACTgatccagctcctactgaaatcagaACCTAGCAGACCAGGAAAATGATTCTGTCTGGGCCTGATGAAAAGGAGACATAGAGCAGCTCCTTCCTCCCAAGGGTGTGGAGTGACACAGGTTTCAATCTTAGCCCCTTCATATTCAAAGTATCTGAGAGGGGGAAATTGTGAGACATAGTATGGCATCTTCAGTGTGTTGAGTGCCCAACACAACCTTCTGGGAGCTCTCCTAAAAAAAATAAGTATGTAGCCATCTATAGTGATTACATCCATTCATGCCACATCATGCAGTCCTCTAACTTAAAGACATGCACTCTTGGCTGAATTTTCTAATGTCACCCTTAGTACCCTTATTGAATTTTCACAGTCAGTGTGTGGGGAAGGCAGTTTTTTAAACTTGTGctttaaaaccaaacaaatagtTGTTAATGTGCCATATTTATATCAGCACCCAATGATTCATCTCTTTCATTCTGGAAGTGTCAGGGGGTTCTCAGTTTGAGTTAATCATTAGGAACATCTTTTCATTGTAGTCTGGTTCTTGCCCATACGGATCATGGGTTGACACTCTTAGTAAGATACCTGGCCAGGctaatatattaatatttagaAGAAATACCCTTTTGTACACATTTCATAGTTTTGACTATTATAGCCAACCTGTGCAAAAACTCACTTGAAAGAAGTGCTACAATAAAGGATGCATATTTTACAAGTCTCTGTTGAAATGCCAAAATATCCAGGAAGCTTAATTGTCATAACATTTCCATTAGAATATTAACAGAAACATGTTGAGACATAATAGTTCAGCCCCATGTCACAGAAGCTAAACATGTGTTTGATATAATCCATGGCACAGGATATTTAGTGTGGCCAACATAACCAAGCAGAGTAGGTCAACAGGAAAAATGAACATCACAATAGTATTCCACTGCAAGAAATTAAAACAATTATATAAATTGGTGGAAAGAACAATACACTCATAGGAGCTGCTCCAAATGAGACTGCTGCCAAGAGTATGAGTTTACTGGATCAGGCTTAATATGCCACACACTGAGCAAGAGTTCTTCAATGTGCTTTTCTAAGGCACAGCACATTTGTTAATTACACTATTCTCAGCAGCATCCTACTCTACCCAATGGTTATGGAGTCTGATATTTTTAACACCTTATGGGATAGGGAATGTAATCATTCACCTCTTCTGTAATACCTGTAAAGATGACAAATCATGTACATAAATGGATAACCAGCTAAAATTGTATTTCCATGGAGACCATGTAAATCCCTGTAAATTAGTGCAGTCTCCACCCAGCTCCAGACACAAGCCACACTCTCGCCTTAGAGTCATTAGCTGCCATGTCACCACCATGGGGGATCTGATTTTATTCACAAAAAGAAAATTCCAAAATAACACTGTCTAATCCTCAAACCAACAGCTGATCTACACACAgatggtgaaatcctgtccccactgaaatcagtgtgagttttgccattcacttgAATGGAGCCAGGGTTTCACTCAGAAATTCCAACCATTTAAAACGGTTTCTAAATTGATTTGTTTAAATGGATACAACTTCCTGGTGTAGTGTCGGTTAAGGATGGATAATATCATTTTAGCTTAATTTGGTGTGTTATTAAGCCtaagacttctccccagccctggctACTTGTAGGTTTCCATTCCCAGCCTAattcttctccctggttctgcAAATAGCAAGCTATAATGATACTTGTTGATCATCTGCCAATCTGAAGAAGGCTCTAAGAGCACAAAAGTGATATTTGGTACTTCTCTAAAAGAATTATTTCACCAAATGAAAACAAGTTTTCTAACCAATTCAACAGCatatagggtgaaattctggtctcattgaagtccatggcaaaactcctcCTGACTTCaaagaggccaggatttcatccacggAATCAATCTTCCATTAGGAAAATGTGTTATACGTGCAATGGAGACACAACTCTATGTATTTTTTATagaagctgtgcagagccagaaaTTTATAAGGAGTTTGTAAAATGTAACTTGACCTagtttaaaatataataataataaaaatatcaacTTTAAAAGGTAGGATTGGCAAATGTCTTTTCTTCAAATAAGAATTAACAAACAGCGTATGGTTTTGTAGCTCATATAAATGCATTTTTGTTTTAACTCATATTAGAGAATAACTCCCTGTGAAATCAGTATAGAAAACTAGGGGCTTTTCTCCTGTAAAGTTATACAGCCATCCAAGTTCAATACCATCAAAGATAGGAAAATGGAAATTTGTGTAACTGTAATGAATGAAACATATTGCTATGCTG
Proteins encoded:
- the CAV1 gene encoding caveolin-1 isoform X1, with the translated sequence MSSGTRSCSGLGWRWEPSEGPGAEPQGLLYTAPVREQGNIYKPHNKSMAEELNEKTMHDVHTKEIDLVSRDPKRLNDDVVKIDFEDVIAEPDGTHSFDGIWKASFTTFTVTKYWFYRLLSAIFGIPLALIWGIYFAILSFLHIWAVVPCIRSYLIEIQCISRVYSICIHTFCDPLFEAIGKMFSTIRATVRKEI
- the CAV1 gene encoding caveolin-1 isoform X2 translates to MSGSQYVDSEGLLYTAPVREQGNIYKPHNKSMAEELNEKTMHDVHTKEIDLVSRDPKRLNDDVVKIDFEDVIAEPDGTHSFDGIWKASFTTFTVTKYWFYRLLSAIFGIPLALIWGIYFAILSFLHIWAVVPCIRSYLIEIQCISRVYSICIHTFCDPLFEAIGKMFSTIRATVRKEI
- the CAV1 gene encoding caveolin-1 isoform X3, whose amino-acid sequence is MAEELNEKTMHDVHTKEIDLVSRDPKRLNDDVVKIDFEDVIAEPDGTHSFDGIWKASFTTFTVTKYWFYRLLSAIFGIPLALIWGIYFAILSFLHIWAVVPCIRSYLIEIQCISRVYSICIHTFCDPLFEAIGKMFSTIRATVRKEI